AAGAACATCACAAAGATCCACGTCCAATTGACGAGGTTATGGCAAAATGTCCACATCTTAAAACAGAAGTACGGATATGAGCCGGACTGGGCTGCCACACATCGCTTGTTGAACAACAACATGTGGCTAGGGAACCTTACTCTTTATGATTTTGCCAAAAGGATAGCCAGGCACACAAGAATCGGACCTATGCTGGCTAGAGATACGTGAGTTACCCTCTATCCAGAAACTGCGATTCAGAGTGCTAACAAAGACTTATAGTGTTAAGCGAAAGATGACTGAGGGAGACGGCATGTCCCTTGGCGAGTTTATGTAtccccttcttcaagggtgGGATTTCTGGCACATGTACAACAAACTTGGCGTTCAGATGCAGATTGGAGGCTCAGATCAGTACGGCAACATCACTGCTGGAAtcgaggccctcaagaccATTCGCGAGACTGAAGAGGCGCCTCACCTGAAGATGCCTTCGACTTGGGACCATGAACCCGTTGGTTTCACCGTGCCGTTATTAACAGACTCTGCCGGCAACAAGTTTGGTAAAAGTGCTGGCAATGCTATATGGCTGGATGAGTTCAAAACATCAGCATTCGACTTGTACGGTTACTTTGTGAGAAGGTCTgacgaggagattgagaatTTGCTCAAGATGTTCACTTTTATTCCTTTAGAGAATATCTCGAAGCTAATGGAGGAGCACCGAGCGGCACCCCAGGAGCGAAAGGCTCAGCACACCCTGGCGTTTGAAGTTGTTTCACTTATTCACGGAGCTcagaaggctgttgaggaggccatGCAACACGAGTTTCGATTTGGTACCAAGCTACCTAAGGGTATTGTTAGTGAGCCTACTCCAGACACTGGCATCGTCACTCCCAACAATGCCCCAAGAAGCGATATCAAACTCCCTCGCTCCATCATGAACTCCTCACCAGCAAAGATTCTCCACGCTGTCGGTCTCGCATCCAGCAGCAGTGAGGGTCAGCGTCTGCTCTCTGCACAAGGCGCCTATATCGCCGCGCAGCCTGGTCAGAAGAGGGGACTCGTCCCTGGCAATCTGTCCTGGACTCCCATGAAGGCTTGGTTCCCCGAGGAGACTTCCAAGTTCCTCATCGACGACCGCATGCTCATCATGCGCAAGGGCAAGCACAACGTCCGAATCGTCGAGCTCATCAGCGATgaggagtggaagaagagcggcCAGATCTACCCTGGCCAGCCCGGTACCGGTCTCCTGCGCAGAATGAaggaggagttgaagaaagacGCTGAGGCGAAGGGTAGACCAATATCAGACAGGGAGCTTACTGAAATTGcctcgaggaagaaaaacCAATTGAGGGTTGCCAATAACTCGGATATTGAGCTGCCCAATAAGCACGATGTGCGTGAGAGGCGGGCTCAACTGTCATGGGATAGGAGAAGCAAATGAGGGGCTGCCTGTACAAAGTCGGCATATGTTTGCCGTGTAACATAGCACTGTAGTATATTGTAACCTCCATGATACCATAGATATGATGTAAAATGTTAAATGATGGGTATAGAAGTTTGAAACTGGGTCTATCTATAAAAGACTGCCAAGTCCCCCTTTGGAACCGGCAACTTCTTGAGTTTCTCCATAATTTCACTGTCCGTCATGTTCTGCTCTGTGATGATTTGGTCAAAGTGGTGACAGCCATCTGTA
This genomic interval from Fusarium verticillioides 7600 chromosome 1, whole genome shotgun sequence contains the following:
- a CDS encoding tyrosyl-tRNA synthetase — its product is MAIHAIVSKLAPSRTTIYPRCLNAQRSLQVRNIATTYLKKVAEGEERWKERAEKIQKGEIPHTWDVLQERGYIKDVAGSPEKIKEIMRVRRIGSYVGIDPTADSMHVGHLLPLMPMFWMWFHGYPAVTLIGGSTARIGDPTDRLESRAILSNSDISKNITKIHVQLTRLWQNVHILKQKYGYEPDWAATHRLLNNNMWLGNLTLYDFAKRIARHTRIGPMLARDTVKRKMTEGDGMSLGEFMYPLLQGWDFWHMYNKLGVQMQIGGSDQYGNITAGIEALKTIRETEEAPHLKMPSTWDHEPVGFTVPLLTDSAGNKFGKSAGNAIWLDEFKTSAFDLYGYFVRRSDEEIENLLKMFTFIPLENISKLMEEHRAAPQERKAQHTLAFEVVSLIHGAQKAVEEAMQHEFRFGTKLPKGIVSEPTPDTGIVTPNNAPRSDIKLPRSIMNSSPAKILHAVGLASSSSEGQRLLSAQGAYIAAQPGQKRGLVPGNLSWTPMKAWFPEETSKFLIDDRMLIMRKGKHNVRIVELISDEEWKKSGQIYPGQPGTGLLRRMKEELKKDAEAKGRPISDRELTEIASRKKNQLRVANNSDIELPNKHDVRERRAQLSWDRRSK